GCGCCGGTTGAACGCCCAGCGCGGCAGGTCGCGCTCGCGAAGGTGCTCGGGGAGGCGCTTCGGGTCGGGGTCGAGGCCGACCGACACGACGCTGTCGACCGAGTCGATACGCGCGCGCAGGCGGTCGAAGAAGCCGTCACTCGCGGTCATTGCCCGTCAATCCCGGAGCGACCGCTACAAGCTTTCGATGCTCGCCCGCCCGCGAATTCGGGATCCGACAGCGCGCCGTCCGCGTAGGCCTCGGCGATGGTACCACGGCCCGCGATGGCGATGTCCATGCGCCTCCGAGGACAGACGGAGACGATTGAACCGTGACGATGGGAGGGGCTATCGGTCCCGCTCGTACGCCCCGCGCCGCTCGTACTCGCCGCGCCGCCGCACGACCGACGGCGTGCGACACATCCCCGGCGCGCCCGTCGCCTGCGGGACGACGCAGTTGTTGCAGTTCTCGCAGGCGACCGCCGCGCTCGCGTCGGCCAGCAGCCGCGCCGGGAGGCGCGGTTCGGCGTAGAACGGGCGGGCGAGGCCGACCGCGTCGCACGCCGTCCCGAGGAGGCGATCGATCCCCTCGCGAGTGCGGATGCCTCCCTCGCAGAGGACGGGAACGTCCACTCGCTCGCGAACCGCGCGGCACAGGTCCGCATTCCAGCGCGGCTCGAAGCCGTTCGCCGCGGCACTGACGCGCGTCAGCGCCCGAACGAGCGCCGCTCGCCGCCGACCGCCGAACGCGGCCTCGTAGCCGGGTTGAAACTGGGACGCCTCCCAGGTGCGCCTGGGGTACTCCCCCCGGACGAGGCTCATGTCCCAGAACGTCGATCCCTCGACGGGGACGAGCGCGTCGTATCCGTAGTCGGCGAGTCGGACGGCGATCTCGACGGCGTCGGTGGGGGAGAGTCCCCGCCGAACGAACGGCGGCCGGCGCGACTCCGTCGGCACCTTCGTCATCAGCGGGACGTCTCCCGCCCGCTCGCGGACCTCGTCGTGGACGAGTTCGAGGAAGCGCGCACCGTCGGCGAACTCGTCGCTCCGCCGGTTGTAGTACGGAGAGAGGAACTGCTGGACGAGCCCCGCGTTCGCCCCCGCGAGGTGGACGCCGTCGTATCCGACGTCGGTCGCCCGACGCGCCGCCCGCCCGAAGTCGGCGGCGAGGTCGTACACGTCCCCGGTCGAGAGCACGTGCGGGTCGTACTCCAGCGCGCCGACGCAGTCGAGCGCCCGCAGGACCCCCGGAGGACGCGAGACGGCGAGTTGTCGGAGTTCGGGATGCGCGGCGCGGTACCCGCGGTGCCACGTCTCGAGACACCGGAGTCCGCCGTGATCGAGCTGTATCGCGATACGCCCGCCATGGTCGTGGACGGCGTCAGTGACCGCCCGAAGGCGATCCGCCTTCTCGGCGGTGTCGATCCGCGTCATGTTCGGCGCGACGCAGCCGCCCTCCCCGCGAACGATCGTCGCGCCCTGGAAGATCAGCCCCGCGCCGGAGGCGGCCGCCGGTTCGAGTTCGTCCGCCAGGCGCTCGCCGGCGTCGGGTCCGTCGCCGACGCACTCGAGGAGCGGCGCGCGGTAGAGGCGATTGGGCACGCGCAGTCCGCCGATCTCGAGCGGCGCGTCGAGCGGGACCGTGGTCATCGATCTTCGGTGAGACGAGCGCGCACAAAAGCTTGCAGGGGAAACGTCGGCCGGCGTCTACGGACGTCCACGGACGTCCGCAGACCTCAGGCGGCGTCGAGACAGTCGACGACGACCGGGAGGACTCGCTTCACTTGCGCGCCGTCCTCCACGAAGACGATGGCGCGGGGCGGACGGCTCGCCTTCGGACGGACGCGGAGCCCCCGCTCCGCCGCCGCCCGGGGGAGTGCGTCGAGACCGATGCGGAACTCGACGCGCGTGCGGTCCTGGTGGACGTAGACCTCCGCGACGCGCTCGCCCTCCCGCTCGACGGCGTAGGCGAACTCCCCGAACTGATCGCCGTCCGCGTCGCGAACGTCGACCAGTTCGAGGCCGGCGAGCGGTCCGTCGGTCCGGGCGACGAGTTCGCTCGCGAGCAGTTCGGCGATCCGGCGACCGTCGGTCACCCGTTCGTCGGTCATGATCGAGCTACCCCCTCTACCCGTATCCCTCCGACGATTCGGGGGAGACGAGCGAACGGTTCGGCGGCTCCGGGTCCGAAGGCGGTCGCTTCTCGAAGCGATTTGGTCGCCCCGCCGCGACTCGGCACGTAACGTTCAGCATCTGCGTCCGCGAGACCCGACCGGCCGACGACGGTGAGTACGTCCGATTCGGCGTCGCTGTGGCGACGAACACCCCCGGAATCGGCGTGTTCTGTCCGTTCGTCTCGGAGAACGGGTCGGTGGCGACGCAGCACTACACCGTCGGCGAGGTCGGCCCGCGCCTGCTCGGGTATCTCGACGACGGCCTCCGTGCCGACGACGCGGTCGCCGCTACCCTCGCCGCGGTCTCACGGCCCCACCTCCGACAGGTCCACGCGCTCTGCCGCGAGGCGAGAGGCGTCCACCACGGCGACGCGCCACCCGTCTACGGCGACCGCGTCGGGGAGCGCTACTCGGTGGCCGGCAACACGCTCGCCGGCGAGGGGGTGCTCGATGCGATCGCGGCGGCGTTCGAACGCGGCGATCCGGACCGTGAACTCGCCGTTCGGCTGATCGAGGCGCTCGCCGCCGGCGAGGAGGCGGGCGGCGACCGACGGGACGACGACGTTCGGAGCGCCGCCGTCCGCGTCGTCGATCCCGGCGCGCCGCTCGCGAACGAGTGGTACAACGACCTCCGAGTCGACGCGTCGCGGACGCCGATCGCCGATCTCACGGAGCAGTACGGGTTGGCGAAGGACTACCACGCGGAAGCGGCGGCCGAGTGGTGAAGCGGTGAAGACGTGCCCGAATCGCTGTCGTCACCCCGCTCACATCCACGTCTCTCCACCTCACGTCTCT
The Halomarina pelagica DNA segment above includes these coding regions:
- a CDS encoding DUF1028 domain-containing protein, encoding MCVRETRPADDGEYVRFGVAVATNTPGIGVFCPFVSENGSVATQHYTVGEVGPRLLGYLDDGLRADDAVAATLAAVSRPHLRQVHALCREARGVHHGDAPPVYGDRVGERYSVAGNTLAGEGVLDAIAAAFERGDPDRELAVRLIEALAAGEEAGGDRRDDDVRSAAVRVVDPGAPLANEWYNDLRVDASRTPIADLTEQYGLAKDYHAEAAAEW
- a CDS encoding NADH:flavin oxidoreductase, producing the protein MTTVPLDAPLEIGGLRVPNRLYRAPLLECVGDGPDAGERLADELEPAAASGAGLIFQGATIVRGEGGCVAPNMTRIDTAEKADRLRAVTDAVHDHGGRIAIQLDHGGLRCLETWHRGYRAAHPELRQLAVSRPPGVLRALDCVGALEYDPHVLSTGDVYDLAADFGRAARRATDVGYDGVHLAGANAGLVQQFLSPYYNRRSDEFADGARFLELVHDEVRERAGDVPLMTKVPTESRRPPFVRRGLSPTDAVEIAVRLADYGYDALVPVEGSTFWDMSLVRGEYPRRTWEASQFQPGYEAAFGGRRRAALVRALTRVSAAANGFEPRWNADLCRAVRERVDVPVLCEGGIRTREGIDRLLGTACDAVGLARPFYAEPRLPARLLADASAAVACENCNNCVVPQATGAPGMCRTPSVVRRRGEYERRGAYERDR